A region of Chitinophaga horti DNA encodes the following proteins:
- a CDS encoding SusC/RagA family TonB-linked outer membrane protein, with the protein MKNVYKLHGALLLLFLLFATTAGATRRDRQPLKGKVLSANDNSPLPGVNVMVKATRTGAVSGADGTFQVMVEASDSLEVTLIGYVKQTIAVNGRTTLTIQLEETTTGLDEVVVVGYGAEKRKLNTGAIGHVAGENLQETHTLRVDQALQGQTPGVQITTNSAQPGEAMKVRIRGTGTVGNSDPLYIVDGVPTGDISYLNASDIASMDVLKDAASAAIYGSRAANGVILITTKKGRKGDMSIAYDGFYGVQNPARKLPLLNAKEYAIIMNEAAINSGRPPYFTLGEIERLGKGTDWQEEMYNKNAPMQSHTLTVSGGSEKSLYSTSIGYMKQAGVIGFKGQSEYERVNIRLSTEHKLYKDVLRFGQNFTYTMSNKKGVGVGNIYSNTLRSVINVSPLFPVYDSTGEFAKSNFNPDETNPVALMFYSYNNRTKSDRFLGNAYLELEPIPGLKLRSDFGLDANFVSGNAFYPAYNLSTNVVNNLSRAAQDMGRYATWNWDNTISYQRSFGKHALTLLAGMTANEFNGFNMSGSKEDLLMLDFDHAIIDNGTNEETRKVNGSRSESALVSYFGRVGYNYAEKYMITGIFRADGSTKFGVNNRFGYFPSVSAGWVASNETFMQAPWLSFLKIRAGWGQNGNQPTDDFLYLATITSTNKDYYFGDGDVKFVGSSPDRVANPNLKWETSEQSNIGLDAQLFGDFSLTADWYRKTTKDWLIAPPVPALAGANPPMINGGSVRNEGVEISLGYNHTFGDVALKINPNVTFNKNTVIDIPNLEKIIQGEAGINFVGADEFYRAQQGFPMGYFYGLKTAGIFQNTNEVNSYVDKGGKRIQPDAVPGDVRFVDRNGDGVIDANDKTIIGNPNPDVSYGMNLSVGYKGLELSVYVYGVAGNQVYDGIRDFSRPISNYTTDILGRWTGEGTSNRLPRMTIADEKNLNYNRASDLFVHDASFLRLRSINLGYDLKQSLLKNAPLQQCRIYISGGNLLTFTKYRGMDPEVGYGPTGWASGIDIGTYPQPKTLMAGLNVKF; encoded by the coding sequence GGCAACCGCTGAAAGGCAAGGTGCTTTCGGCTAATGACAACTCACCGCTGCCAGGTGTAAACGTAATGGTGAAAGCCACGCGTACAGGCGCTGTAAGCGGCGCTGACGGCACCTTCCAGGTAATGGTGGAAGCCTCCGATTCGCTGGAAGTAACGCTCATCGGTTATGTAAAACAGACAATCGCCGTAAACGGCCGCACTACACTCACCATCCAGCTGGAAGAAACAACCACTGGCCTGGATGAGGTAGTGGTAGTAGGTTACGGTGCAGAAAAACGTAAACTCAACACCGGCGCTATTGGCCACGTAGCGGGCGAAAACCTGCAGGAAACGCATACGCTGCGCGTAGACCAGGCATTACAGGGTCAAACACCCGGCGTGCAGATCACCACGAACTCCGCCCAACCCGGCGAAGCCATGAAGGTGCGCATCCGTGGTACGGGTACCGTGGGTAATTCGGATCCATTGTACATCGTAGACGGCGTACCTACCGGCGACATCAGCTACCTGAACGCCTCCGACATTGCTTCGATGGACGTGTTGAAGGATGCCGCTTCTGCCGCGATTTACGGATCACGTGCGGCGAATGGGGTGATCCTCATCACGACCAAGAAAGGCCGCAAAGGCGATATGAGCATTGCGTATGACGGCTTCTATGGCGTGCAGAACCCCGCCCGCAAGCTGCCGTTGCTGAACGCGAAAGAATATGCGATCATCATGAACGAAGCGGCGATCAACTCGGGCAGGCCGCCGTACTTTACGTTGGGCGAGATAGAACGCCTGGGCAAGGGCACGGACTGGCAGGAAGAGATGTATAACAAGAATGCGCCGATGCAAAGTCACACGCTCACAGTATCCGGCGGCTCTGAGAAATCGCTGTACTCGACGTCCATCGGTTATATGAAACAGGCCGGTGTGATCGGTTTTAAAGGTCAATCGGAATACGAGCGCGTGAACATTCGCCTGAGTACCGAACATAAACTCTATAAGGATGTGCTGCGTTTCGGGCAGAACTTCACCTATACGATGTCGAACAAAAAAGGCGTGGGTGTTGGTAACATTTACAGCAACACCTTACGTTCAGTTATCAACGTAAGCCCGCTTTTCCCCGTGTATGATTCTACCGGCGAGTTTGCTAAATCGAACTTCAACCCCGATGAAACCAACCCCGTAGCGCTGATGTTTTACTCCTATAACAACAGGACAAAATCTGATCGCTTCCTCGGCAACGCTTACCTGGAACTGGAGCCCATCCCGGGTTTGAAACTGCGCAGCGACTTTGGACTGGATGCGAACTTTGTGTCGGGCAATGCTTTTTACCCCGCTTATAACCTGTCGACCAACGTAGTAAACAACCTTTCCCGCGCGGCGCAGGATATGGGCAGATACGCTACCTGGAACTGGGATAACACTATTTCCTACCAGCGTTCCTTCGGTAAACATGCGCTGACATTACTGGCGGGCATGACTGCCAACGAATTTAACGGATTCAACATGAGTGGTTCGAAAGAAGACCTGCTGATGCTGGACTTTGACCATGCGATCATCGACAATGGCACGAACGAGGAAACCCGCAAAGTGAACGGCAGTCGTAGCGAAAGCGCACTGGTATCTTACTTCGGCCGCGTGGGTTATAACTATGCGGAGAAGTATATGATCACGGGTATATTCCGGGCAGATGGGTCGACCAAATTCGGCGTGAACAATCGTTTCGGGTACTTCCCTTCAGTTTCTGCGGGATGGGTGGCCAGTAACGAAACGTTCATGCAGGCGCCCTGGCTCAGCTTCCTGAAGATCCGCGCGGGATGGGGACAGAACGGTAATCAGCCCACAGACGATTTCCTGTACCTGGCGACCATCACTTCTACCAATAAAGACTACTACTTTGGCGATGGTGATGTGAAATTCGTAGGCTCTTCGCCCGACCGCGTGGCCAATCCAAACCTGAAATGGGAAACCTCCGAGCAATCGAACATTGGCCTGGATGCACAGTTGTTCGGCGATTTCAGTCTGACGGCAGACTGGTACCGCAAAACCACCAAAGACTGGCTGATCGCGCCGCCTGTGCCCGCACTCGCGGGTGCCAATCCGCCCATGATCAACGGTGGCAGCGTGCGTAACGAAGGGGTGGAAATCAGTCTTGGCTATAACCACACATTCGGCGACGTAGCGCTGAAAATCAATCCTAATGTGACTTTCAATAAGAACACCGTGATCGATATTCCTAACCTGGAAAAAATCATCCAGGGTGAAGCGGGTATTAATTTCGTTGGGGCAGATGAATTTTACCGTGCGCAGCAAGGCTTCCCGATGGGTTACTTCTACGGGTTGAAAACAGCGGGCATTTTCCAGAACACGAATGAAGTAAATAGTTATGTAGACAAGGGAGGGAAAAGGATTCAGCCGGATGCGGTGCCTGGCGACGTACGTTTCGTTGACCGCAACGGCGACGGTGTGATCGATGCGAACGACAAGACCATCATCGGCAATCCTAATCCGGACGTGAGTTACGGCATGAACCTGAGCGTAGGTTACAAGGGATTGGAACTGTCTGTTTACGTGTATGGGGTTGCAGGCAACCAGGTGTATGACGGCATCCGTGATTTCTCGCGGCCCATCAGCAATTACACCACCGACATTCTCGGCCGCTGGACCGGCGAAGGCACCTCTAACCGCCTGCCGCGCATGACCATTGCCGACGAAAAGAACCTGAACTACAACCGCGCCTCCGACCTGTTCGTGCACGACGCTTCCTTCCTGCGCCTGCGCAGCATCAACCTGGGTTACGACCTGAAGCAAAGCCTGTTGAAGAACGCGCCGTTACAGCAATGCCGCATCTACATCTCCGGAGGAAACCTGCTGACGTTTACCAAATACAGGGGCATGGACCCGGAAGTAGGTTATGGCCCTACGGGTTGGGCTTCCGGTATCGACATCGGCAC